The Rhinopithecus roxellana isolate Shanxi Qingling chromosome 13, ASM756505v1, whole genome shotgun sequence genome contains a region encoding:
- the BPIFB4 gene encoding BPI fold-containing family B member 4 has protein sequence MWTAWCVAALSVAAVCGTRQETNTVLRVTKDVLSSAISGTLQRSNTLHSALREVPLGVGGIPYNDFPVQGPPPVYTNGKQLGDYYEYGHIGTKDNTAQLGVQYRYGEIPETDESIRDLQKSGYRSAENAYGSHRGLRRYRSAEGAAPVGRLHRRELRPGEIPPGVATGALGPGGLLGTGGMLAADGILVGQGGLLGGGSLLGDGGLLGGGGVLGVLGEGGILSTVQGITGLRIVELTLPKVSVRLLPGVGVYLSLYTCVAINGKSLIGFLDIAVEVNITAKVRLTMERMGYPRLVIERCDTLLGGIKVKLLRGLLPNLVDNLVNRVLAGVLPDLLCPIVDVVLGLVNDQLGLVDSLIPLGILGSVQYTFSSLPLVTGEFLELDLNTLVGEAGGGLIDYPLGRPAVSPKPMPELPPMGDNTKSQLAMSADFLGSVLTLLQKQCALDLDVTNGMFEELPPLTTATLGALIPKVFQQYPESCPLIIRIQVPNPPSVTLQKDKALVKVLATAEVMVSLPSDVETTICLIDVDTELLASFSVEGDKLMIHAKLNKTSLNLRTSSVGNFDIGLMEVLVEKIFDLAFMPTMNALLGSGIPLPKILNIDFTNADIDVLEDLLVLNA, from the exons ATGTGGACAGCGTGGTGTGTGGCTGCACTGTCTGTGGCGGCTGTGTGTGGCACCCGCCAAGAGACAAACACGGTCCTCAGGGTGACCAAAGATGTGCTGAGCAGTG CCATTTCGGGCACCCTGCAGCGAAGCAATACTCTCCACTCAGCCCTGAGAGAGGTGCCCTTGG GTGTTGGTGGTATTCCCTACAATGACTTCCCTGTCCAAGGACCCCCCCCAGTATATACCAACGGCAAACAGCTTGGTGATTATTACGAGTATGGTCACATTGGGACCAAAGACAACACTGCTCAGCTGGGGGTCCAATACCGATACGGTGAGATCCCTGAGACCGATGAAAGCATCAGGGACCTCCAAAAGAGCGGCTATCGCAGTGCCGAGAATGCATATGGCAGCCACAGGGGCCTCAGGCGATACAGGTCAGCTGAGGGGGCGGCACCTGTGGGCAGGCTTCACCGGCGAGAGCTGCGGCCTGGAGAAATCCCACCTGGAGTTGCCACTGGGGCGCTGGGCCCAGGTGGTTTGCTGGGCACTGGAGGCATGCTGGCAGCCGATGGCATCCTGGTAGGCCAAGGTGGCCTGCTCGGTGGAGGCAGTCTCCTTGGTGACGGAGGACTTCTTGGAGGAGGGGGTGTCCTGGGCGTGCTCGGCGAGGGTGGCATCCTCAGCACCGTGCAAGGCATCACAGG GCTGCGAATCGTGGAGCTGACCCTCCCTAAAGTGTCTGTGCGGCTCCTGCCCGGCGTGGGTGTCTACCTGAGTTTGTACACCTGTGTGGCCATCAACGGGAAGAG TCTCATTGGCTTCCTGGACATCGCAGTGGAAGTGAACATCACGGCCAAGGTCCGGTTGACCATGGAACGCATGGGTTATCCTCGGCTGGTCATTGAGCGATGTGACACCCTCCTAGGGGGCATCAAAGTCAAGCTGCTGCGAGG GCTTCTCCCCAACCTCGTGGACAATTTAGTGAACCGAGTCCTGGCCGGCGTCCTCCCTGACTTG CTCTGCCCCATCGTGGATGTGGTACTGGGTCTTGTCAACGACCAGCTGGGCCTCGTGGATT CTCTGATTCCTCTGGGGATATTGGGAAGCGTCCAATACACCTTCTCCAGCCTCCCGCTTGTGACCGGGGAATTCCTGGAGCTGGACCTCAAC ACGCTGGTTGGGGAAGCTGGAGGAGGGCTCATCGACTACCCACTGGGGCGGCCAGCTGTGTCTCCCAAACCGATGCCAGAGCTGCCTCCCATGGGTGACAACACCAAGTCCCAGCTGGCCATGTCTgccgacttcctgggctcagtgCTGACTCTGCTGCAGAAGCAATGTGCTCTAGACCTGGACGTCACCAATGGCATG TTTGAAGAGCTTCCTCCACTTACCACAGCCACACTGGGAGCCCTGATCCCCAAG GTGTTCCAGCAGTACCCCGAGTCCTGCCCACTTATCATCAGGATCCAGGTGCCGAACCCACCATCTGTGACGCTGCAGAAGGACAAGGCGCTGGTGAAGGTGCTGGCCACTGCCGAGGTCATGGTCTCCCTGCCCAGCGACGTGGAGACTACCATCTGCCTCATTGACGTG gACACAGAACTCTTGGCCTCATTTTCCGTAGAAGGAGATAAACTCATGATTCATGCCAAGCTGAACAA GACCAGCCTCAACCTCAGAACCTCAAGTGTGGGCAACTTTGAT ATTGGCCTCATGGAGGTGCTGGTGGAGAAGATTTTTGACCTGGCATTCATGCCCACAATGAACG